In Longimicrobium sp., one genomic interval encodes:
- a CDS encoding HEAT repeat domain-containing protein yields VRGGAVWALGHTRSREAATSVARLTGDREPRVRRAVARALGRLEDASSVPALTRLLASDPDPGVRRAAAWALGKFD; encoded by the coding sequence AGGTGCGCGGCGGGGCGGTGTGGGCGCTGGGGCACACGCGCAGCCGCGAGGCCGCCACCAGCGTCGCCCGCCTCACCGGCGACCGCGAGCCGCGCGTGCGCCGCGCCGTGGCACGCGCGCTGGGTCGATTGGAGGATGCATCCTCCGTCCCCGCCCTGACGCGGCTCCTGGCGTCCGATCCCGATCCGGGTGTGCGGCGCGCGGCGGCGTGGGCGCTGGGGAAGTTCGACTAG